The Miscanthus floridulus cultivar M001 chromosome 7, ASM1932011v1, whole genome shotgun sequence genome includes a region encoding these proteins:
- the LOC136464566 gene encoding probable calcium-binding protein CML17 has protein sequence MAFMRYYRVLPEGETTVEEFRAWLSQFDADGDGRISREELERALRSLNLWFVWWKAREAVRAADANRNGAVDGDEMGRLYAFAHKHLHLKMSQLELEE, from the coding sequence ATGGCATTCATGCGGTACTACCGTGTGCTGCCGGAGGGGGAGACGACGGTGGAGGAGTTCAGGGCGTGGCTGAGCCAGTTCGACGCGGACGGCGACGGCCGGATCAGCCGGGAGGAGCTGGAGCGGGCGCTGCGCAGCCTCAACCTGTGGTTCGTGTGGTGGAAAGCGCGAGAGGCGGTGCGCGCGGCCGACGCCAACCGCAACGGCGCGGTGGACGGCGACGAGATGGGCAGGCTCTACGCGTTCGCGCACAAGCACCTCCACCTCAAGATGAGCCAGCTGGAGCTGGAGGAGTAG